ATTTAGGAAACATTATAGGCTGTGTACTGTCCGCGGACGTTTTCGCCAGGTATTCAAGGCTTCTCAACCGCAATGTATTATTTGTTTGTGGAACAGACGAATATGGAACAGCCACCGAAACAAAAGCTTTAGAAGAGGGTCTATCTTGTAAACAGATCTGCGATAAATACTTCAAAATACACGATGCTATTTATAAATGGTTCAACATCAGTTTCGATCATTTCGGAAGGACTTCCACTCCGCAACAAACCGAAATTTCTCAAGATATATTCTTGCAACTCAACGATAATGGATTCATATTCATCGAGTCTGTTGAGCAGTTACATTGCGAAAAATGCGATAGATTCCTCGCTGATAGGTTCGTAGAAGGCGGATGTCCTCATGTTGGATGCACCTACGAGAACGCTAGAGGTGACCAGTGCGACGGTTGTGGAAAATTGGTGAATGCGATCGAATTGAAAAATGCGAGATGTAAAATTTGTGGGAATACCCCGAAAATAAAATCTTCCTCTCAGTTCTTTATGGATTTGCCGAAGTTGGAACCTCTGTTATTGCACTGGTTTAAACAGTCTTCACCTGGTTGGTCCGCTAATGCTCAAACTATCTGCAAAGCGTGGTTGAAAGAAGGTTTAAAACCGAGGTGTATAACGAGAGATTTGAAATGGGGAGTTCCGGTACCCATGGAAGGATATAGGAATAAAGTGTTTTATGTATGGTTCGATGCCCCTATCGGATACATGTCCATAACTAAAAACTACACCGAACATTGGCAAAAATGGTGGAAACCCGAAGCCAACACCGATATAACATTGTACAACTTCATGGCCAAAGATAACGTCCCGTTCCATTCAATCATGTTCCCAGCAACACTCTTAGGATGTAACAGAGGTTATGTAACAGTAAAACACATAATGGCCACCGAATACCTAAATTACGAAGATGGAAAGTTCTCAAAATCTAGAGGCGTCGGTGTCTTCGGTACAGATGCTCAAAACACCAACATACCCAGCGACGTTTGGAGGTTTTATCTGTTGTATGTCAGGCCTGAATCTCAGGATTCGAATTTCAACTGGAGTGACttggcgacgaaaaacaactcCGAATTATTGAATAACCTGGGAAATTTCATCAATAGAGCTTTGATGTTCGTCAAGAACAGCTTCAAGAAAACCATCCCGAAAATTGTACTGAACGAAGATGATCTCACTCTTCTTGCGTTATGTAACAGGGAATTCAAAGCGTACATTGCTGCTCTTGAAAAAGCGAAGTTGAAAGATGGGATACGACATATTTTAGGTATCTCGAAACACGGAAACCAGTACATGCAATCAAATCAACCTTGGGTACTACTGAAAGGAACTGAAGAGGAGAAAATACGCGCTGGTACAGTAATTGGCGTTTGTTCCAACATCGTTTGTTTCCTTTCCATCATGCTCTCTCCATATTTACCAGAGACCAGTGAGAAAATCAGAAAACAACTCAATGTAGACGAGTTAAACCTTTTTGGCAGAACCGGTATAGCCAATTTCTTACCCGAAGGACATGTGATAGGTGAACCATCGCCTTTATTCACCAAAATCGAGGAAAGTCAAATCGAAGAACTGAAGAAAAGGTTTGGAGGCAAACAAGAAACACAAAACAACAATACTAAAAACATTAAAGAACTTGATACTAACGATAAAGCTCTGATACAAAAAATGGTCGATGAACAAGCAGCAGCTgtgagaaaattgaaagaggGAGGAGCGGATAAGAGTGTTTGGCAACCGGAAGTGAAGAAACTGTTGGCTCTGAAGGAAAAACTCAAGGTCGCTACAACCAATGAAGCTTCAAACGGTTTGAAAGATGACCCCAAAGTAGCTTCAAACGGTCTGAAGGAAGATCCTAAGGTCGTTGAAGAGGAAATAGCGAAACAGGGTTTGGTGGTTAGGAAACTGAAGGAAGGGGGTGCAGAGAAATCGGTTTGGCAGCCGGAAGTTGAGAAATTGTTGgcattgaagaacaaactcgCTAGTATTACTGGTGTTCCAGTTGTTCAACCCAAAGGAAAGAAGGGGAAAAAATAAATCGATCTCTCTTTTTGGTTGTTGATATTTTGCAttcttatttattattttatttatggaGGAATTCCTTTTGGACACATTCTGATTTTATAAATTAAACTTAATTTCGAATTGGCGTCTGTTTCACTTCAATTTAACCCCTCATATTGAAATAGTGTCTTCATTTTCTAGTTACGATTTGAGAAAGTTCAAGTCCTTATACGTTTTAACCGATAAACACAAGAAGACAGCCCATGTGAACATCGATATGAACGGGAAGTGGCCTAAAAAGTAAGcttaaagaaaatttatatataaaatataaactGAGGCAAATAAGAGAGAAcgaaaataaagaataaataaaaatcgaGGTGAAAttaaagagtaacaactctttggTGAAATGTCTCCAATATTCGAATAATTCACTTTATTGCAGACTAAGAGAGGTAACATGCACTTTTAAAGACCATATGGACGTTGGTAATTTATATAAACATTACCTTGATGGACCATTCAATATGACGGATTATCTGTGTAGGTGAGCATACAAATGCAAGTTTAAAAAAAACTCACGgaaattattataaatatattcaatatatccCAAATAGAGAGGTGCAATAATCAATAAATAAAGTTCCAGAGATACACACACACTTTTTTGTAGAAACGGTGGTGTGTTCCGGGACTGTTTGAATGTCGATTTCAAAGAAGTGATTCTCCCAAATGAGGAACAAGGAATACTTACCTATATCTTCAACTGCTTCTGAATGAAAGAAAgatataattttaaaatttattatacatctgtacaaataaataaaaatataacgaaataaaaattcttacaaaaaaaataagTAGAAATTGATTGTTGTATATTTGGTGGCACATAATAATCAAacttattcaataaaattataGCATAGTTTTTAATACATGCAAAATATGGAACGAAAGTTTTACGAAGTTAAGAATGTTAAGATAATATAAGGAAGAACAaagattataatttttcagtcaTTGTCTTGAATACAATTGTATATTCAATCTAAAAGGGTAACTCTCATTAAATAACAAGATTttgattcattagaaaaattggaAAGTTCTATAAATCGTTGTTAAGTAGGCCTAGTCGGCAGTTGAATAACCTCACCTACGGAATTATTAATAAAACTCGGCATATTTGGTCAATCATGAATTATACGAATTCAATCAACTAATCCATCTAATCTTAAGTAAATCTACATGCAAGTTTCAGGAAATTGTTCCATTAAACCTTCATCCTTGTAGACCTAAAATTGACTAGTTTACCATTAAGAGATAAGTCTTTAATCACAAGTAATTAGAGGAAGTTTCAGCACCAgtcttatttatttttagttgGACCTCTTTTGATGCCTGAAAACGAAAGTAACGTCAAGAATATTTGATATCGTCCTGCAGGATCAATTTGTGGTGGCCTGTAGAAAAAAAGTTATCATTACCTTTCAAACATTTGTAGGAGCTTCCATGCTGCAAATGATGGCCTTCATCACGCTGGCGGCGACAAGGGAAGCGTAGGGTTGCCATTCTTTCTGCCTGGTGCCGTCTTTATAATCGGAAATGCCCCTTATGCAGATGAAACTGTCCTTGCAGTTGCCCAAAATCGATTCTATAACTGCGTCAAACTCGGAATCGAATGAAAGGACTCCCATTCGAGCTGCAAATTTCTGCCTGAGTACATCTTCCTTCACTATCTGCCTACCCGAGGCCACACTACCGAGGTGAATTCTTGGGCATCCTTCCTGCCTGCAACGTGGACGGTCAGATGGTTAATAAAGGAAGAAAACGTGTATTTGATGGCTATAGAGGGTGTACTCAAAGGTGAGAcctttttttcgacagaaaattgtctatatgaaatattcaagatggctgagctacaacccctagaatttcgacaaaatttcagtCGGCATCGGAAAAAGGAAACTTATGGCTGaaaaatgaatggttcagtacatccgcgtctatctgattagttgcatccaggtccatttgaaaaaatttagggTGAAGAAATTTGCATATTCATTCCACTTTGAAATGTAAATTGTTTGGTTGGCAATGCTCAACATGTCAACTCAAAATCTTGTCGCCTTAGGCAACCGCCTATCCACTAGCGACATCCCTGAAAATTGGTGCTTGTGTGCTGCGAACTTTAAGGCTGAAAGGTCATGAAGGGCTACACTAAATATATAACAAGCTCTCAAAAAGTACTACGGTGTTCCATAATCTATGTGCCATTTATATCCAATACAAACAGTCCCTAAGCACTATATACGGCCAAGATTGAAGGGAATAGAACCCTTCTTTCCCTTTCAATATGACACACTTCACCCACCAATAGgaacaaatcgaaaaaaaaattgggaaagGCTAGAGACTGATTGTAAAACTGTAGAGATGAAACAAATACTTCAGCAGTTGCAATAAATCATTACTGAACTCAAAAAACAAGGGCTTCATACTGTTACACGCTGCAAGTGAATGAGGCGTTAATATCTTTGTCAAACCTAGCGAGGAAACGTTTAACATTTCTTATTCTCGGAGAAACCTTCGGTTTTCTAACATAACACGCCGGTGGTTTGCTAAAAGTCAATCTTCTATCGAGTCCAGGCAGCAAGAGGAACAATTAAACCTTATAAAATATCatcaaacagaaaaaaatcgattagaaataaaaaaaaattgaaccttaCCTTCTAACAGATTTATCTTGGGGCAGAGGATGAGCAACTTCGATTATGTCTTTATTCCCGATATTCATGTATAATTTGTCTGTATCGGAGCTTGGTGGCCTAAAATCGGGTTCTGGTGAGGAGCTAAGTATGTTCAGTGCGTCCCTTATGTAATTAACCCAAGGGGGCGACACCCTTGTGTCATTATCAGCTGATGATTTGAGGTTAGCCGCTATTTCTTGCAGATTGAGGTTGTTCGGTCGGTACGATTTGAACTCAAAGTCGCAATCCTTCTCGTTTTGGAGCGCTTTTTcgcaatagaaataaatattcctgaaaaaaataagatttagGATAGTTATCGATAATGGTAATCGAGAGCCCTCACTTTTCTTTGGTCGGGTAGGATACTACAACATCCCCTAATCTTACATGCTTGTTGTAATCGGTATAATGTGGGACGCCACCCCCAGCGCCCACTAAAAAGACATAGTCAACTTTCTGGAATGTTCCCAAGAGTCTGGTCGTCGTATTCCCAGCAGCTGTCATGGCTTCTCTGGTATGACCAACAGATGGCAATTTTGTACAAACTATCCTATGAGCGCCAATATTGCCGAGGGTGTAAACGTTGGACTCTCctgaaaaagattcatgaaGACTAATCTGAAGATTTAGATGGGAAACAAAGCTAAAGACGAAGTCATACAAGAGAAATTAACATAAACATACAATAATGGAAGCAAATTTATGAGAATGGGACACAAATGAATATGAGTTCTGGTTGAATGTATActttattatacagggtctgAAATATACACTATAATGCTGTTTTTGATTCTCATTTATTACGGAGTGTTCGGGTGCCAAACATGCGCATACACTTAGCTGTGAATTATTACAAATGAAATATCTGGGttggaaaattagaaaaaattcgcTTGCTTCAACATGCAATCAGTGACTTAATAACCTTGGGAGAGAAACAACCAGTTCATCTCAGTTTGAGTCTGAGAGTTTTAAAAATCATATGGGGAGAATCTTTTGAAGACAGAAATAAAAGGTATCTGAACTAAAACGTTATTCCACACCGTAATTTACGCGTTTTATCTCGATCATTTTCGGATAAGCATTATCATTATTCAAATAAACCTGAAGCACGGGATTCATGAGTTCATGGACActcattgaaacaccaaaaaccTTATCCGcttctcgatgtaaacaaacaactaAATCTAGTTATGTACAATTTCAAAAAACTCTAAAACGGCTGAATCGATTTTGCGAGGTGTAAGGCGACGCATAACAAACGCCTATAAGATGCGCAGGAGCTGGAGGAAGTGAAACATATGGACACAGGTTGAACATTTAGCAGATGGATATCCCTAAAGGATTTCTAAACTAATCTTATCAACAGAAGATAAGATCAAGCTTCTCCAATCTAATCGATATTTACATGTCAGTAAACAGATGATCATCGGACAAATGTGTttgaaatgtgaaaaaacataaaatgtgTTGCTTTCACAAACAAAGTGCACCTTTATTTCCTTTTCGTTATGCTCTTACCAAATCTAGTGGTCGGTCCATCACCTGTTGGACTATTGGAACCTGTGTTTCACAATACAAACTTCAACTGATTGCAACTTCAAAAGATTAAAAAACACCGAAGAAATATAGATCTGAACGCTGCGCACTCACCTACTGTGGTGTACCGTACAAAAGTTTCCTTATTTTCTATCATGGCATCCACTGCTAATTTTTCGCAATATTGAGCTGTTATTATGGCAATTGTAGGCTGCTTTGAGCTGGCCATCGTCGGCATCTGTTTCACTATGGTAACCTGAACATCGTGGGATTGTTGCCTTGTGAAAGCGCCATGCTCTAAGTTTTTAACTAAATTCCGCGACTGCAACTCTGCTAGGTGATGGGCTACCTCTTCTTCATCCCATCCGTTCTCTCTGCAACGGAATTTTGTCgataaaaaaaggaaaatgtAATACTGAAAACACTTACTTTGCAACATCCTTTATTGTGATAGGGTTTGGATATGATGACTCTATCAGTTCCAAGACTTTTTCTACCgttaataattttatattatcCAAGGGTTCTTCAGCAGATACTGCAAATAAGATCATTGTCAACTCCCCATAAATATATTACttggaataaaatatcaaacatTGCAAAACATTTCGAGACAATAACTAAAAATGTTAATAAGTCCATTAATTGATGTGGGCGAAATTGTTAGgtccttcaaaaaaaaaatggccttaaatgaaataaaaacaaactGTTAAATATTCATGTATTAAATACGGTTAATATAATGATTTCTCTGCAAATCATTAGTCCAAAATACAAAACCTCCACAATTGAAAAGCAAACCTTTGTGAAAATGTCTCAAATCGAATCGAAGTATAATAGTCCCAGCTAGAAAAGTTTAATCACTTGTATTATCACATAGACAATAGTTTATAATTCAACGAGCAtattatgatggctatcattCAAGCAGATGACGAAGTCGAGTTTGGTAAATCATCCAAGTGAATAATAGAATAGCCATCACAGTATGCTCGTTGAATACTGTACTTTATCCACCATATCCGTTTACATTTCAACATTGTCATAAAGCTCTATATTTGTGGCTCTAAATCACAAGTGATAAAAGTCATAAATGGATAGATTGTAATCACTTTATGCATCTATGGTGGATAAAGAATTTTATGTTAACTTTCGAAGCAGATTTTTggagatattttttttaattctctgGATGGGTAGATATTTTCAACTTACGCGGTCTTACTGGCACTGCCTCCCCTTCCAACTGTCTCAGTTCAACTTCTATCATCTTAATGGTCTTGTAGTTGTGTTGCATAAGCTTCATGATTTTCTTTATGAAACCAACGTAATCTAAAGGGAAAAAAACGATCAAAATAGGCTTTTTTACAATAGTCCTACTGCACCTCTTGGAAAATCTTTCGGTGAAACCAGCTCTTTGAAGAATTCTTGAGCAACGCTGGCTTGTTTGTCTTCCGACGGATGGTCGGTGGTGTCTGGTGCTGCACGAAACCAAAAACGCAAGGTTCTAGATTCTTGGGTGTGCTTGCCGGTTTGGGCGCTGACAAGGAACACCCTGAATTCTAGCGATAGATGGGGCGGTTGGGTAGAACCATTTTCTGTCGTAGCTTCTTTGTTGATGACTATTCCCGTGTGCTGACCGCCGGCGATATGCATTTTGTCGTcggttttctgaatttttttcctttctatTATGAGGGTTGTTGAGTTGGCTGTTTTTCCCTTTGGTGTCATCACCACTTGTTCCTCATCTTTTGTCTCCGTCATGTTGGTAATGTTCTAAAATGGGAAGAAGTGAAACTAGATATATCACCCCCAGGCTCTTATGGCGGGcgcaatagaccttaaggtcaaGATTTATCAGTACTGAATAAATATTAAACCTTAAACCGTATCGAATGTGAAAAATAAAGTAAATAGCTGTTTAACCAAGACAATGCCCTGTGTCACAAGACAACGAAATCAAGATTAAAATAGATGAAATACACTTTGAGTTGCTCCTATACCCCAAGCATCAACTATAGATTTTTGCAGACATAAAAAGGTGCTTCAGCAACGCGAATAGTACCATTAGGTATCCCATCTTATTGAATTAATCAAAATAAAATACGCAAAGATGTATGTCTTGACCTactatttgattttttcaagcTTAAGATAGTATGGGAGTTTGGAAAAAACTCAAGGAAATAGGCAAGAATAACAAGGTCTCTTCAGTTTGAGTTCCCGCTCACTGTCGGATCAAAGGAAACAGCATTTTACCGTTATTCGCTCGATTTACCAACAAAAAGTAACCATATATTTCTGCTTCAATTACACCATTTATCTACACATCTAGATCATTGCAGATGACGAGGTATCTCAGATCTTTGTTTTCCTTCTTAGAAAAGAGAATGTATACTGCGATCTAGACGTTCTAGAAACGTTATACCGACTTAAAAAAAATGTAGTGTTTCACAGTACAAAAGCTGAGAAAGCATGATACGTCCCAACCTTGAAAACCGATATTATTTTTAAGAGAACATTGAACGTCCAGTGATACATTATGATGACAACAACATAATAATTGTGAGAAAACTGTATTGTTACATGTGCAGAAATACAATACCAAGTGGTTACTCTGTACTCATAGGCGGTTCCAATTGGGGGCCATATTTgttcgaatatcgaaaaatgatttcatttcctcttcgaataagtttcaaagtagttttcttCAAACATACAGCTTATACTAAAATTATAAAGatacctattttatatcaacaaacaccttacagaatttcaaatataaaattatgccctCTCCCACAAAGgcactcctggaaccgccactggtagcgcaaatattattttttatccAACAATCGAATCATGAGTCTGACCCACAAGTTATCATTGTATTTATCCAAACGAATTAAAAATAACAGATAATGAAAGACGGTTCTATAAAATGACCGCCACCAAATATGGAAATATTAAAGTGACGTCATCGATGATTTTAGATGAAATACTATAATTCGCTCACACCGGAACTTGTCGACCCAGAGTGGTTTATGTTAATTAAAACAAAATGTTACAAGGTCTTCCAGGGAAATTATTTCTCTTTTGAAACATTACTAGAAGTTTTCTCTGATGTCTGAACATGTCATTGATGTCCCTTTgtctttaaaaaaatatttaacaaacatcaattaattcaaaaatgaaGGAATCTGATTCTACTCAAGTGGAAGTCTACTTTTTTGATGACTAGCAACGCACCGAGCGAATATTAGCGAGTAAGCATTGTTTATACTTTATATCTACAGGCATTGTAACATCGCCTTTCTAAGAGTTTTCAAACTAGATAACACAGAATTTTAAAATTCGACCAATGTGATGTGATCATCGATGAAGATCCTGTCTACCTATATCATTGACTCTGTTATTCAGGCGATGATATCATGCAGTGAAAGAGCGCCTTAaatgtatacaattttattgtGCTACTGACGATTTCCAGTACCTACGTAGAGCCAAGTAATTAACTACTTTCTAAGCACAAATGAGTAACTATATACGAGcaacaattaaagaaattaccACTTGAAATATGAACCCAATCTCTACCATTACGAAGAACTGTTCACATTCGATGTTCAATTCTCTGGCAGAAAGTATGCAATAACATTTTATCGGTTCGGATTTTTACAATCGCATGTTTGAAAACATTAAAGCTGCTGGAAATAAATCTGGTCTTTTGGCGCCGTGCCTAGATACGAAATGGTACAGGGCTGAAGTTTGGAAAACGATGGAACTGAAATTGTACACAAACCTGCACATATTTTCCCATAAATTGGCAGTGTCGTGACTTGGTTGTGGGGCTTTCTATCATCATCAACCGTAATGCTTTAGCAGACGATACTTTGATTTTGATTTAATTGGTGCAGGAAGTTTAAATTTAGTCAAGAGGGCGTAGCAACTCGACCAGTCCCTATTTGAAACACTCCTTTATATTTATCAGCTTCAATTGGTCATATTGGTTCACTCAAATGGTAATAATGACCATACCATTGAGACAATTTCGAATTTAGACGACTACTTATTTGTTGATTCTAGAGAGGTCATTGCAGGTTATCAAGAGGAATGCGAATATTGACATGTGATGATAAATAAGAATGCGAATACTTACCCAATTCAATTTTTGGAAGCGACAACAAAACAGCACCTTTTCAAGTAGTGGTGATAAGCGCTGAATTAAAAGTTTTCCTTATCGTTTTATTATTTGATATCTGATGGAAGAATGCAACGACTGTTTTTGCTAATAGAGAGTATAAAAAACACTCCTAACCACCAATTTAACGTAAGCCTAGATAACGATTAGAAACGCAACACAGCTACGCTACTTTCACCTTCACGGCACACTAGATGCAAAATGCAACTGTCAAGATATTCCTATCCCTATTCGTTGTAGCgcaattttattaatttcattgATGAGTTTTTGCGGCGCTGCCGGTTCTACAGGAGTGTTATCACGAGAAGCTAGATAGGCTCCATGCTGTAATCCTACCAAGGGTACTAGGACCAGGACGAACTAAAAAACACGCTTACTACGTCCACCCAGGGCCATCAGGGAAGATCCAATGGAAGCATTTACCCAAAGAATTGGTTTTATGGAAGAAGTTTCAGTTGGGTTAAACCGATTCTAAGAAAAATGATTAGATTTGGCAACGTCCGACACTATCATACATGTGCTTGCCTCGGAGCTCGCTTTTGCGCAACTGCGCAAGATACAGCTCCAGATCAAGGCGATGACGTCATGAATGAATAAGGAATACCTGGAGAAGCAGAAATGATCGGATTTTTTGTGCTATGACTAACGGATATTAACGGCAAATACGGTCGCACAGCTGTCCCAATAAGATACCAATGGGTTGGAAGGTCACTTCCGATGGATCGGAAGAGGAAGTGGGCTAGTCGAAGAGGACAGTAGGTTTCGATTGTTCTTGGTCAAGACGTGTGAATACGTCTATTAATTTATTAGTTATATATACAAGAACTAGTTCAATAAATTTAACGAATAACAATAGTTACAATAAAATGTGaacaatttattatttattgcaCAATAAGATCGTTAGTCTCTTTATCAACTGAACGAGGTGAGGAACATTTTAAACATGAAACTTACTATTAAATTAACCAACCTGGaataaaaagtatatttttgtgaatacacattcaaaaattgatagcTAAAGTTATCGTTATGTCTTCTGGTATAATGCTTGGTATTGAGTTGATAATATCAGATGGTCTTTCTTCTTTCCAATTTCCATGTTAAAATTTGAGTATCAAAAGTTCCAAAGGATTCTCCCAAATTGGAAATCTCCTGGCTGCCTAGAACATACACATATATTGtaaaaaatattgttgaatATTTAGTTG
The window above is part of the Coccinella septempunctata chromosome 8, icCocSept1.1, whole genome shotgun sequence genome. Proteins encoded here:
- the LOC123319138 gene encoding methionine--tRNA ligase, cytoplasmic; the protein is MVAISSNENNPATLKLIVAAKYSKQEVEIVKVNLNDKNVAPPKHLPYFEVDDEIIFTSNAGLLYLLPPEQNESKVYEWLEWEAAVFTPVIAFLIGNSSKNSSQRSKFVSCLKKLNVGLENQQFLTGDSLTACDISIWSVLFPLVKDDTLCKEYIDKSTQLFKWFENLEKHSAVVEALKLYKVAAGQISYQVLLASCKYLNEFGIENANVGSPDQVAVEVTLEEIEAAKESWNRVITNDIKKFDKPVLPKPDEKNILITSALPYVNNVPHLGNIIGCVLSADVFARYSRLLNRNVLFVCGTDEYGTATETKALEEGLSCKQICDKYFKIHDAIYKWFNISFDHFGRTSTPQQTEISQDIFLQLNDNGFIFIESVEQLHCEKCDRFLADRFVEGGCPHVGCTYENARGDQCDGCGKLVNAIELKNARCKICGNTPKIKSSSQFFMDLPKLEPLLLHWFKQSSPGWSANAQTICKAWLKEGLKPRCITRDLKWGVPVPMEGYRNKVFYVWFDAPIGYMSITKNYTEHWQKWWKPEANTDITLYNFMAKDNVPFHSIMFPATLLGCNRGYVTVKHIMATEYLNYEDGKFSKSRGVGVFGTDAQNTNIPSDVWRFYLLYVRPESQDSNFNWSDLATKNNSELLNNLGNFINRALMFVKNSFKKTIPKIVLNEDDLTLLALCNREFKAYIAALEKAKLKDGIRHILGISKHGNQYMQSNQPWVLLKGTEEEKIRAGTVIGVCSNIVCFLSIMLSPYLPETSEKIRKQLNVDELNLFGRTGIANFLPEGHVIGEPSPLFTKIEESQIEELKKRFGGKQETQNNNTKNIKELDTNDKALIQKMVDEQAAAVRKLKEGGADKSVWQPEVKKLLALKEKLKVATTNEASNGLKDDPKVASNGLKEDPKVVEEEIAKQGLVVRKLKEGGAEKSVWQPEVEKLLALKNKLASITGVPVVQPKGKKGKK
- the LOC123319145 gene encoding uncharacterized protein LOC123319145 isoform X2, translating into MPDRIPYDLRKFKSLYVLTDKHKKTAHVNIDMNGKWPKKLREVTCTFKDHMDVGNLYKHYLDGPFNMTDYLCRNGGVFRDCLNVDFKEVILPNEEQGILTYIFNCF